The DNA window gagaagagagaagagtagcGAGCCACATATTTATAGTCAACTACAACATGAACTCtaagacacaatgtgtgtGTGATATGTGGGACCAGATATTAATAGTGTAGTGTATGTTTGATGTGTAACtgttgtatgaattgactattagattgactatagatgatcTAGAGCtattagttggctatactgttAAACTCGTTCTCATATATTTAATAGGGTGTATTGCTATTTTTTGGGTGATCTGAGACCACCCAGACCGCCCTATAGATCCACCCATGCCAGTAATGCCAAATGTGGCCTTCAACCCATACCTTTGAGTATAAAATATAGGGTATCGTGGAGTTTACTCAAAATATCATGTAAAACAAATCGAGGATGTCATAATGCTTTGAGCGTGACAGGAGAAATTTCGCAATTTGCAATCTAATTCGCAAGCCTTTCAGAAATTACCACTCAATTCATAATCCTTTTAGATTTTGCTGCTAGCATTGTGAATCTCTTCCTTACATGTTAGTCCCATGATCTCAGTTGTCCGGTCGCCCGATCACTCATTGTAGCAGCAACTACCATGCCATCATCGGCAACTCTGATTGTCTTATTTCTCCGGATGGTGTTGCTACTAGGTGAGAACATGCTTGTCATAACTAGTTGAGCTACTAATGTTTCTATCCAAACAATGCATGGGATAGACTAAAAGAGAGACTATGGTAGAGGTTGTCATTGTTGGCATAGGTCGCGTAATAGGATTGCAAACATGTGTTTGGCACTAacagcaagttcaatagtatagctaattactagctccaaatcatctatagtcaatttaacagtcaattcatacaatagttatctataaaatatatattatcttgtCACAcctattatacatatatatatatattgtgtcttggagttcgtgctgcagctggctataaatggctataaatctgtagtccacttctctcatctcttttcttttatcttcttaaaatatatctataactatcttatagtctgctattatactgcTCTAAAGAGGGCCATTAGCACATGCGGCAGAAGATGCTTGTTCAGGAGCTCAACAAGGTGCTATTATTacttgtagttttgtgatatttaACCAGTTTTGATAATTTGATTAGAgtattttgtgaaatttacttaaaTAATTTTCCTTTCTAAAAACCTTTCAATGTCTAATCACTCCAATTGCAGTTTTGACGGCTAAATTTATTTCACGGAAGCAATGGATTGTGGCCGGAGGTGGTGATGGTCGAATATATGTGTGCAATTACAATACAATGAAGATGGTCACGAGTTTCAAGGCTTTCAGTAGTCAAATCACTTCTTTGGCTATTCTTCCAACTCAGCCTTATGTACTGTCGGCATCCTATGACCTGATAATTAAGCTGCGGGACTGGGAAAATGGCTGGAAGTGCCGTCAGGTGTTTAAAGAGGAGCACTCCGGTTCTGTCATGCAAGTAGCCTTCAACCCCAAAGATACCAACGTTTTTGCCGGTATTTCCAAGGACATGACACTCAAGGTATGTAGGTATTTCTCTCATTATCTTAAACTAAGTTATGGGATAATccattaacatatttttttactgggCTTTGCTTCAATGATTCTAAACTCATACACTTGAATTTTTCAGATTTGGAGTGTTGATTCTCCCCGTTCTAAGCTCACATTGGCTGGCCATGCATCCATTTTGAGATGTTTGGATTACTTTACTAGTGGTGATAAACAGTATGTGGTCACAGGTTCTGAGGATGGCACTGCCAAGGTATGCCATCTTTATAAAGAATGcattttcatgaaaaactaatatgtTCTGGAGGATATGTACAGAGCATGTTGTTCTAATGTCTTCAATATTGATACAGATCTGGGATGTGCAGAACAAGCGTTGTGTTCAAACACTCGAAGGACATGCAAATAGAGTCAGCGCTGTCTGTTCACATCCTGAGCTTCCTATACTGATAACAGGTTCACGGGACGGGACTGTTCGTCTCTGGAATTCCAATACCTTTAGGTAAACCATATTTTCATGTTAACTTTGGCATCAGTTTTAACTCTTAAGGCAGGAGAATACTCTTTTTTTCGTATTCAAAGATTCTTTTTAAACAAGGCAGAAGCTCTGCTTCTTTCCATGTGAATACTACAGACAGGACCTATACGTTTATTTCGAAAATCCCTTTTCCAAATAGCCTAATGCAAGGCACAGCTTTCCAGAAACAATGTGTGTGGCTAATGCCTACTACTACTTTGCATCGTTGGATTGCAGACACGATCTTATGGATATTTGGTGCAAAATAACAGTGTGCatgtttcattttctttcaGCTTGAGGGTATCCTCAACTTTGGGCTTAGAAAAGTTCATGCATTAGGATGTATGAAGGGATCAAGAAGGTGAGAACAAAAACAATTGTTTATAGTTATCTTTTTTGAATGCCTGGAATGTTACCAACTAGCCAGCAAGTTATAGGAAATGAgtacagaagaaaaaatataatgatttttCCTCATCATTTATGTTGAGTCATAGATCTGCACATTTCAGTAGCGTACAATTGTGACATGTGAAACATGTCGATTTCctaaaaaagatgaaattgcTGTGTGCCCACATCCTTGTAATCCTTCTGACTTAACTTACATTGTGTTGTGttgctttttcttttcatgcgCGAGGCGATAGGATCGTGATTGGACATAGTTATGGAATTGCAATTACTGATgttgattttgaagaaaatgttGCCAGCATGAGCAGATTCGAAGATACTATATGAGCAACATATGATGAAGTTTACATTTTTACATGTTCATGTCAAGAGAAGCTGGATTGGAGCAAGAAAATGGAGACCAAAGAATGGAACCATTGTGAAATCAATGTCGTAGAAGGCCAATGGGAACTTAACCTGGGTTGATTTGACATGCTATGTTATCCTCTTTCCCCAATTTTGTATTGGTATTTAACTTCTTGCTACTCTTAAGATTGAATGATTATAGATTTGCCAgtcgctgtctatgacatgtgaacCATCATGTGTTTATGACATGTAGGTtcagtgacaaatatgttatcatCACTTAtaagagtggtaaaaagttaattattccggTGTATATGTGGCTTCCCATCTAGTATTTGATAAAGAATTTTttcctccattctaaaataagaccatttttcatttctctagatgtaatgtttgattctttatcttatttaaaaaatacgattaatatttttattgttattagatgataaaacataaacaatactttatgtgtgattattttttattttttataggtttttaaataagatgaatggttaaacgctgaaaaaaaaaccccaaattGATTCTTTTTGGATGGAGGCAGTATGTCTCAAATGATGGAAGTAACAACAAGTAAGCTGGCTGAGGGTTCCTTTAGAACACATGaaatttataagatttttacagtaattagttaattttccataaaaaattcTTTGGAATTCCTCCCTCCAAAGGAGGCATGAGGCAGCAGGAGATGCCCTGAAAATAACAGCCGAGGCTGCTGCTAAAGTGACAAAAGCACAAAACCAATGCAAGGACTATCTGACCAGACATCAATCAGAAGAATTTCATAGATagcaaattggacttcggtgATAGTATAACCGGTACATAatcattcataatttatcataacTAATGAGAACGAATGATATATCTTCCAAACTAGCCCTTTCTTTGGAAaatctgcatttttttttttgtaaatattatgGTTAGGCGCACAAGCACAAGTAGCTCGGAATGGTGCCCATGGCCATGGTCAACTATTACATAATGAGACCATTCAGACGATGCCTCTCCATTACAGTGGTGGTGTAGATAGTCAAGCTCAAAGTCAACCTGTTCACATCCACCAGAGCCACTTGCTTGGGTTGCTTCTCCCATCAAGAAACAGTTCGTCTTCTCCAgctcttctcttcctcctcgatTGATTCAGAAGCAACGAGGTCGCACCCCTGGTGGCAACTCATCTTCTCTAGGTTAGCGCCGCTGCAAACTGTCCTCCATTGATGAACCCTGTTCTTGTCGATCTCCTCCATTCTTTTGAGAGGGCTTTTCCGATTCCTAGCAATGATTTTTCTGTGTTGCTTCTCCAAGATTTCTGAGATAATTAGGTAGCAAGGTGGTTTATTCGCCGATCTGCATGTCAGAGAACATACTCGATAGGCTTCATGGGAGGGGCATAGATTGTAGCTTACCTGTCTGCTAGACaagtttctcttttttttctcctctttccTTGACGGAAT is part of the Oryza brachyantha chromosome 11, ObraRS2, whole genome shotgun sequence genome and encodes:
- the LOC121055740 gene encoding putative coatomer subunit beta'-3, which produces MSSAAAGGASSAVARPVRRLRLNLVNPDLIGSGGRHLVSSGGRRLVGLLPVRRLRLYPIGASTQGPTEYGSNPRSFPTHTPGVVAAGIVMHGGYRLLEKYRLGILHVAQIRGGRLSSFDAGRAQIRLVSVSIHAREPYVLSASYDLIIKLRDWENGWKCRQVFKEEHSGSVMQVAFNPKDTNVFAGISKDMTLKIWSVDSPRSKLTLAGHASILRCLDYFTSGDKQYVVTGSEDGTAKIWDVQNKRCVQTLEGHANRVSAVCSHPELPILITGSRDGTLEGILNFGLRKVHALGCMKGSRRIVIGHSYGIAITDVDFEENVASMSRFEDTI